The proteins below come from a single Candidatus Buchananbacteria bacterium CG10_big_fil_rev_8_21_14_0_10_42_9 genomic window:
- a CDS encoding recombination protein RecR, translating to MAYPKPIEKVIEHFSKLPGIGPKAAARFVFYLLKRDPAEIKAFAEDLGSLQKLTNRCEKCFIYTENKLCQFCTDATRDHKIICVVARPQDIIALESSGNYKGLYHNLDGLLNPLEGATPESTGIDKLIKRLKAEPAQEIILGFNPTIEGESTILYLAKALKPLNIKVTRLARGIPMNAELDHVDDITMESALKNRKEL from the coding sequence ATGGCGTATCCTAAACCAATTGAAAAAGTAATTGAGCATTTTAGTAAATTACCTGGCATTGGGCCTAAAGCCGCCGCCCGGTTCGTTTTTTATTTACTCAAACGTGATCCCGCAGAAATTAAAGCCTTTGCCGAAGATTTGGGAAGTTTACAAAAGCTGACTAACCGCTGTGAAAAATGTTTTATTTATACCGAAAACAAATTATGCCAATTTTGCACTGACGCCACGCGCGACCACAAAATTATTTGTGTTGTCGCCCGCCCGCAAGATATTATCGCCCTTGAATCTTCCGGCAACTATAAAGGTTTGTACCATAACTTAGACGGGTTATTAAATCCGTTAGAAGGCGCTACACCTGAATCCACTGGCATTGATAAACTTATAAAGCGCCTTAAAGCGGAGCCGGCCCAAGAAATCATTTTAGGCTTTAACCCAACCATTGAAGGCGAATCCACTATTTTATACTTAGCTAAAGCACTCAAACCTTTAAATATCAAGGTCACTCGCCTCGCCCGAGGAATCCCCATGAACGCTGAATTGGACCACGTAGATGACATTACCATGGAATCAGCGCTCAAGAACCGTAAAGAACTTTAA
- the rplU gene encoding 50S ribosomal protein L21 → MNLAVIKTGGKQYVVTPDSKLKIEKIAGDKGIEFETLLMADDKGDKVEIGQPSLGKKVKAKVLGQGRARKITVVKYKPKTRYKRTLGHRQHFTQVQIEKF, encoded by the coding sequence TTAAAACCGGCGGAAAACAGTATGTTGTCACCCCTGACAGCAAGCTTAAAATTGAGAAAATTGCCGGTGACAAAGGCATTGAGTTTGAAACTTTACTAATGGCCGACGATAAAGGTGACAAAGTTGAAATTGGTCAACCATCATTAGGCAAAAAAGTCAAAGCCAAAGTTTTAGGGCAGGGGAGAGCTAGAAAAATTACGGTTGTTAAATACAAACCTAAAACCCGCTACAAACGGACCCTTGGCCACCGCCAGCATTTCACTCAAGTCCAGATTGAAAAGTTTTAA